One window of the Streptomyces asoensis genome contains the following:
- a CDS encoding VWA domain-containing protein encodes MIRTQRLAAGVCALLAALTAGIAFPAGAVADETTATAPKVDLVLDVSGSMRTKDMDGGTRMAAAKQAFNEVLDATPENVLLGIRTLGANYPGDDQKTGCKDTAQLYPVGPLDRTEAKTAVATLSPTGWTPIGPALLKAADDLDGGTGSKRIVLISDGEDTCAPLDPCEVAREIAAKGIGLTIDTLGLVPNVKMRQQLSCIAEATGGTYTSVEHTDELTDRVNQLVDRAADPVVTPVATEGAASCSAAPALKSGLYTDREEFGQERWYKVDVEPGQELRASVSVSADRTMNPDYGVLLRAVTVHGREIVRGEAAGNGRTDVISTGLRYPKAESDEDEAPAETVCVQVTNSYSAASGVKTTPGMPLELTVDVVDGPSQASDVASFGLGRGWWLLGVLVLFGFLAGVLWGWVSRWRVAVWRTN; translated from the coding sequence GGCTGGCGGCGGGCGTCTGCGCCCTGCTCGCCGCGCTCACGGCCGGGATCGCGTTCCCGGCCGGGGCGGTCGCCGACGAGACCACCGCCACCGCGCCCAAGGTCGACCTGGTCCTCGACGTCAGCGGTTCGATGCGGACGAAGGACATGGACGGCGGGACGCGGATGGCCGCGGCCAAGCAGGCGTTCAACGAGGTGCTGGACGCGACCCCGGAGAACGTTCTCCTGGGCATCCGCACCCTGGGCGCCAACTACCCGGGCGACGACCAGAAAACGGGCTGCAAGGACACCGCGCAGCTCTACCCGGTCGGCCCGCTGGACCGGACCGAGGCCAAGACCGCGGTGGCGACCCTGTCGCCGACCGGCTGGACGCCGATCGGTCCCGCCCTGCTGAAGGCGGCCGACGACCTCGACGGCGGCACCGGCTCCAAGCGCATCGTGCTGATCAGCGACGGCGAGGACACCTGCGCTCCGCTCGACCCGTGCGAGGTGGCCCGTGAGATCGCGGCGAAGGGCATCGGCCTGACGATCGACACGCTCGGCCTGGTGCCCAACGTCAAGATGCGTCAGCAGCTCAGCTGCATCGCCGAGGCGACCGGCGGCACCTACACCTCCGTGGAGCACACCGACGAACTCACCGACCGGGTCAACCAGTTGGTCGACCGGGCCGCCGACCCCGTGGTGACACCGGTCGCCACCGAGGGCGCGGCCTCGTGCTCCGCGGCCCCCGCCCTGAAGTCCGGGCTGTACACCGACCGCGAGGAGTTCGGGCAGGAGCGCTGGTACAAGGTCGACGTCGAGCCGGGCCAGGAGCTGCGCGCCTCGGTGAGCGTGTCGGCGGACCGGACCATGAACCCCGACTACGGGGTGCTGCTGCGGGCGGTCACGGTGCACGGCCGGGAGATCGTGCGCGGCGAGGCGGCCGGCAACGGCCGTACCGACGTCATCTCGACCGGTCTGCGCTACCCGAAGGCGGAGAGCGACGAGGACGAGGCGCCCGCCGAGACGGTGTGCGTGCAGGTGACCAACTCCTACTCGGCGGCCTCGGGGGTGAAGACCACGCCGGGCATGCCGCTGGAGCTGACCGTGGACGTGGTCGACGGCCCGTCGCAGGCGAGCGACGTGGCCTCCTTCGGCCTCGGGCGCGGCTGGTGGCTGCTGGGTGTCCTGGTGCTGTTCGGCTTCCTCGCGGGTGTGCTGTGGGGCTGGGTGTCCCGCTGGCGGGTCGCGGTCTGGAGGACCAACTGA